From a single Microbacterium terrisoli genomic region:
- the infA gene encoding translation initiation factor IF-1, with translation MAKKDGVIEIEGTISEALPNAMFRVELSNGHKVLATISGKMRQNYIRIIPEDRVVVELSPYDLTRGRIVYRYR, from the coding sequence ATGGCCAAAAAAGACGGTGTCATCGAGATCGAGGGCACGATCTCCGAGGCTCTGCCCAACGCGATGTTCCGCGTCGAGCTGAGCAACGGACACAAGGTGCTCGCGACCATCTCGGGCAAGATGCGGCAGAACTACATCCGCATCATCCCCGAGGACCGCGTGGTCGTGGAGCTCAGCCCCTACGACCTGACCCGCGGCCGCATCGTCTACCGCTACCGCTAG
- the rpmJ gene encoding 50S ribosomal protein L36, translating into MKVQPSVKRICDHCKVIRRHGRVMVICKANPRHKQRQG; encoded by the coding sequence ATGAAGGTTCAGCCCTCCGTCAAGCGCATCTGCGATCACTGCAAGGTGATCCGCCGCCACGGCCGCGTGATGGTCATCTGCAAGGCCAACCCGCGTCACAAGCAGCGCCAAGGTTGA
- the rpsM gene encoding 30S ribosomal protein S13: MARLAGVDIPRDKRVVIALTYIYGIGRTRSNEILKATEIDENIRVKDLTDDQLVALRDHIEGTYKVEGDLRREVAADIRRKVEIGSYEGVRHRRGLPVRGQRTKTNARTRKGPKRTVAGKKKAR; encoded by the coding sequence ATGGCACGTCTTGCCGGCGTTGACATCCCGCGCGATAAGCGCGTGGTGATCGCCCTGACCTACATCTACGGGATCGGCCGCACTCGCTCGAACGAGATCCTCAAGGCGACTGAGATCGACGAGAACATCCGCGTCAAGGACTTGACCGACGACCAGCTCGTCGCGCTCCGCGACCACATCGAAGGCACCTACAAGGTGGAAGGCGACCTGCGCCGCGAGGTGGCCGCCGACATCCGCCGCAAGGTCGAAATCGGCTCGTACGAGGGTGTGCGCCACCGCCGTGGCCTGCCCGTGCGCGGCCAGCGCACCAAGACGAACGCGCGTACCCGCAAGGGCCCGAAGCGCACCGTCGCCGGCAAGAAGAAGGCGCGCTGA
- the rpsK gene encoding 30S ribosomal protein S11, whose amino-acid sequence MAQAKSAARKPRRKEKKNIALGQAHIKSTFNNTIVSITDPSGAVISWASSGGVGFKGSRKSTPYAAGMAAESAARQAADHGVKKVDVFVKGPGSGRETAIRSLQAAGLEVGSIQDVTPQAHNGCRPPKRRRV is encoded by the coding sequence ATGGCACAGGCCAAGTCCGCAGCGCGCAAGCCGCGCCGCAAGGAAAAGAAGAACATCGCGTTGGGCCAGGCCCACATCAAGTCGACGTTCAACAACACGATCGTCTCGATCACCGATCCGTCGGGCGCCGTCATCAGCTGGGCGTCGTCGGGCGGCGTGGGCTTCAAGGGCTCGCGCAAGTCGACCCCGTACGCGGCCGGCATGGCCGCCGAGTCGGCCGCCCGCCAGGCCGCCGACCACGGTGTCAAGAAGGTCGACGTATTCGTCAAGGGTCCGGGCTCGGGCCGCGAGACCGCGATCCGCTCGCTGCAGGCCGCAGGCCTCGAGGTGGGCTCGATCCAGGACGTGACGCCGCAGGCGCACAACGGCTGCCGCCCGCCGAAGCGCCGCCGGGTCTGA
- a CDS encoding DNA-directed RNA polymerase subunit alpha, translated as MLIAQRPTLNEEKLGEFRSRFVIEPLEPGFGYTIGNALRRSLLSSIPGAAVTSIRIDGVLHEFSTIPGVKEDVTEIILNIKQLVVSSERDEPITAYLRKTGAGEVTAADISAPAGVEVHNPELVIATLNDTARFELELTIERGRGYVSATQNRNEYAEAGQVPIDSIYSPVLKVSYRVDATRAGERTDFDKLVLDVETKPAISPRDAVASAGRTLTELFGLARELNVDAEGIEIGAAPVETVASTELSMPIEDLDLSVRSYNCLKREGINTVSELVALSETQLMNIRNFGQKSVDEVRDKLVSLGLSLKDSVPGFDGAHFYGGYDDESSENA; from the coding sequence GTGCTCATTGCACAGCGTCCCACCCTGAACGAGGAGAAGCTCGGAGAGTTCCGTAGCCGCTTCGTGATCGAGCCGCTCGAGCCTGGCTTCGGCTACACGATCGGCAATGCGCTGCGTCGCAGCCTCCTGTCCTCGATTCCGGGAGCGGCCGTCACCAGCATCCGCATCGACGGCGTCCTCCACGAGTTCAGCACCATCCCCGGTGTGAAAGAGGACGTCACCGAGATCATCCTGAACATCAAGCAGCTCGTCGTCTCGAGCGAGCGCGATGAGCCCATCACCGCGTACCTGCGCAAGACCGGTGCCGGCGAAGTCACCGCCGCCGACATCTCGGCCCCGGCTGGTGTCGAGGTGCACAACCCTGAGCTGGTCATCGCGACGCTGAACGACACGGCGCGCTTCGAGCTGGAGCTGACGATCGAACGCGGCCGCGGCTATGTCTCGGCCACGCAGAACCGCAACGAGTACGCCGAGGCCGGCCAGGTGCCGATCGACTCGATCTACTCGCCCGTGCTCAAGGTCAGCTACCGTGTCGACGCCACCCGCGCCGGCGAGCGCACCGACTTCGACAAGCTGGTGCTGGATGTCGAGACGAAGCCGGCGATCTCGCCGCGCGACGCCGTGGCCTCTGCCGGCCGCACCCTGACCGAGCTGTTCGGTCTGGCGCGCGAGCTGAACGTCGACGCTGAAGGCATCGAGATCGGGGCCGCCCCGGTCGAGACCGTCGCGTCCACCGAGCTGTCGATGCCCATCGAGGACCTCGACCTGTCGGTGCGGTCGTACAACTGCCTGAAGCGCGAAGGCATCAACACCGTCTCGGAGCTGGTCGCCCTCTCTGAGACGCAGCTGATGAACATCCGCAACTTCGGTCAGAAGTCGGTCGACGAGGTGCGCGACAAGCTCGTCTCGCTCGGCCTGTCGCTGAAGGACTCCGTGCCCGGATTCGACGGTGCGCACTTCTACGGCGGGTATGACGACGAGTCGTCCGAGAACGCCTGA
- the rplQ gene encoding 50S ribosomal protein L17: MPKPTKGPRLGGGPAHERLLLANLAAALFTHKSIKTTETKAKRLRPLAERLITFAKRGDLHARRRVLSVIGDKEVVHVLFTEIAPLVADREGGYTRITKVGNRKGDNAPMAVIELVLEPVTKKSTPVKKSSAKKAEKPAEEAPAEEAPVEEAPAEEAPVEEAAAEEAPVEEAAAAEAAEAPTEDAAADAPAEEAKDEKAE; the protein is encoded by the coding sequence ATGCCTAAGCCCACCAAGGGACCCCGCCTCGGAGGCGGCCCCGCCCACGAGCGCCTGCTGCTTGCGAACCTCGCCGCCGCGCTGTTCACGCACAAATCGATCAAGACGACCGAGACGAAGGCCAAGCGCCTGCGCCCCCTCGCCGAGCGACTGATCACGTTCGCCAAGCGCGGCGACCTGCACGCCCGTCGCCGGGTGCTGTCGGTCATCGGTGACAAAGAGGTCGTGCACGTCCTGTTCACCGAGATCGCGCCGCTGGTGGCCGACCGTGAGGGCGGCTACACCCGCATCACGAAGGTCGGCAACCGCAAGGGCGACAACGCTCCGATGGCCGTGATCGAGCTCGTGCTCGAGCCGGTCACGAAGAAGTCGACGCCGGTGAAGAAGTCTTCTGCGAAGAAGGCCGAGAAGCCGGCTGAAGAAGCACCTGCCGAGGAGGCTCCTGTCGAGGAGGCTCCCGCTGAGGAGGCTCCGGTCGAAGAGGCCGCCGCCGAGGAGGCTCCCGTCGAAGAGGCCGCCGCTGCTGAGGCGGCCGAGGCTCCGACAGAGGATGCCGCCGCCGACGCTCCCGCCGAGGAAGCCAAGGACGAGAAGGCCGAGTAA